One Deinococcus grandis DNA window includes the following coding sequences:
- a CDS encoding MFS transporter, with translation MTGNPGPQRGQTWRFSRQVWLFLASVFAFGLSQAFTALFLNFYLRALGLGAEWQGVMNALPAITLACLSLPAVAVARRISNAHALKVGAALNLLGLGLLVLANGPVLVIVGAVVQGAGGALSMVAASPFMANNSDERSRVTLFSVQNALMTGAGFLGNLLGGQIPTLYAQSTGTAPDALGALRAALLVAAGLQLLGVLPVLGLKPTGKTKPTGRSFHVRDRATMARLVLPNILVGLGAGATIPFLNVFIEGKFNVSYAGLGTLFAWTSLTTAATALLQPLLVRRMGQLQAVLLVQACSLPFLAVLGFAPQLWMVTAALFTRGALMNAAGPVYSAYAMTALPEEDRPMYSAVNLIAWDLGWAISSVLSGVVRGALPFTTAFNALFAWTLLMYGASVLAIYLGLYRRAARTQTHAPVTP, from the coding sequence GTGACCGGTAACCCGGGGCCGCAGCGGGGGCAGACGTGGCGCTTCTCGCGGCAGGTGTGGCTGTTCCTGGCGTCGGTGTTCGCGTTCGGGCTGTCGCAGGCGTTCACGGCGCTGTTCCTGAACTTCTACCTGCGGGCGCTGGGCCTGGGCGCCGAGTGGCAGGGCGTCATGAACGCGCTGCCCGCCATCACCCTGGCGTGCCTGAGCCTCCCGGCGGTGGCGGTCGCGCGGCGCATCAGCAACGCGCACGCGCTGAAAGTCGGCGCGGCCCTGAACCTGCTGGGCCTGGGCCTGCTGGTCCTCGCGAACGGACCGGTGCTGGTCATCGTGGGCGCGGTCGTGCAGGGCGCGGGCGGCGCGCTGAGCATGGTCGCCGCGTCGCCGTTCATGGCGAACAACAGCGACGAACGCAGCCGCGTCACGCTGTTCAGCGTGCAGAACGCATTGATGACCGGCGCGGGCTTCCTGGGGAACCTGCTGGGCGGGCAGATTCCCACCCTGTACGCCCAGAGCACCGGCACCGCGCCGGACGCGCTGGGCGCGCTCCGGGCGGCGCTGCTGGTCGCCGCCGGACTGCAACTCCTGGGCGTGCTGCCCGTCCTGGGCCTGAAACCCACCGGGAAGACCAAACCCACCGGGCGCAGCTTCCACGTCCGGGACCGCGCCACCATGGCCCGGCTGGTCCTGCCGAACATCCTCGTGGGCCTGGGGGCGGGCGCGACCATCCCGTTCCTGAACGTGTTCATCGAGGGGAAATTCAACGTGTCCTACGCGGGCCTGGGCACCCTGTTCGCCTGGACCAGCCTGACGACCGCCGCCACGGCCCTGCTGCAACCCCTGCTGGTCCGCCGCATGGGGCAGCTGCAGGCAGTGCTGCTCGTGCAGGCGTGCAGCCTGCCGTTTCTGGCGGTGCTGGGCTTCGCGCCGCAGCTGTGGATGGTCACGGCGGCGCTGTTCACGCGCGGCGCGCTGATGAACGCCGCCGGGCCCGTGTACAGCGCCTACGCCATGACCGCCCTGCCCGAGGAGGACCGGCCCATGTACTCCGCCGTGAACCTCATCGCGTGGGACCTGGGCTGGGCGATCAGCAGCGTCCTGTCGGGCGTGGTGCGCGGCGCGCTGCCCTTCACCACCGCCTTCAACGCGCTGTTCGCGTGGACGCTGCTGATGTACGGCGCGAGCGTCCTGGCCATCTACCTGGGCCTGTACCGCCGCGCCGCACGCACCCAGACGCACGCCCCGGTCACGCCATGA
- the hemC gene encoding hydroxymethylbilane synthase: MRMVTVGTRGSTLALAQTQWVVARLKEEWPDTDFRIQTISTKGDRNRGSLEAMAQKGDKGFWVKEIEDALLAKRIDIAVHSLKDLPTEQPEGLEVSSIPRRVDARDVLIGKEGMKRLADLPQGARVGTSSVRRKAFLRAYRPDLQVIDLRGNIDTRLAALAGNEYDAIILAAAGLIRTEMRHRIDEFVEPDILLPAPGQGALALETRADDDLTIEVAYAIHDHTTDDRITAEREFLAGLGAGCMAPVGAHATVKGGLLTLEGWVGALDGGHVIRATTQGDPSECADLGAELAADMLDRGAQALIDAARA; this comes from the coding sequence ATGCGGATGGTGACGGTAGGAACGCGCGGCAGCACTCTTGCGCTTGCACAGACCCAGTGGGTGGTGGCTCGCCTGAAAGAGGAATGGCCGGACACGGACTTCCGCATTCAGACCATCAGCACGAAGGGCGACCGCAACCGCGGCAGCCTGGAGGCCATGGCGCAGAAGGGCGACAAGGGCTTCTGGGTCAAGGAGATCGAGGACGCCCTGCTCGCCAAGCGGATCGACATCGCGGTGCATTCCCTCAAGGACCTGCCCACCGAGCAGCCCGAGGGCCTGGAGGTCAGCTCCATTCCGCGCCGCGTGGACGCGCGGGACGTGCTGATCGGCAAGGAAGGCATGAAACGCCTCGCGGACCTCCCGCAGGGCGCCCGCGTGGGCACGAGCAGCGTGCGCCGCAAGGCGTTCCTGCGCGCCTACCGCCCGGACCTGCAGGTCATCGACCTGCGCGGCAACATCGACACGCGCCTCGCCGCGCTGGCCGGGAACGAGTACGACGCGATCATCCTGGCCGCCGCCGGACTGATCCGCACCGAGATGCGCCACCGCATCGACGAGTTCGTCGAACCCGACATCCTGCTCCCTGCCCCCGGCCAGGGCGCCCTGGCGCTGGAAACCCGCGCGGACGACGACCTGACCATCGAGGTCGCGTACGCCATCCACGACCACACCACCGACGATCGCATCACCGCCGAACGCGAATTCCTCGCGGGCCTGGGTGCGGGCTGCATGGCTCCGGTCGGCGCGCACGCCACCGTCAAGGGCGGCCTGCTGACCCTGGAAGGCTGGGTGGGCGCGCTGGACGGCGGGCACGTCATCCGCGCCACAACGCAGGGCGACCCCAGCGAATGCGCCGACCTGGGCGCGGAACTCGCCGCCGACATGCTCGACCGCGGCGCGCAGGCCCTGATCGACGCGGCGCGAGCCTGA
- a CDS encoding zinc ribbon domain-containing protein — protein MSDTSPLRRLHRVQELDLNLDRLRDEEGNISPELRDARAEQERLNNALEDTEITLEGVEKNIRRTELDLSSIREQVGRAREEQEKNAFDARAQSQYGSRIQMLSERADELEEDLAPLREQQQALTARAADLRGQHRALRPSLGTLEEQDETRVQGLRDQGEADRQERAQLAGDLDARTIREYDMIRRAKKGLGVVEIKAGRCSGCNVNLPVNVQQKAAQGKLPPVKCPSCGRFLIRLDLA, from the coding sequence ATGAGCGACACCTCCCCCCTTCGCCGCCTGCACCGCGTTCAGGAACTCGACCTGAACCTCGACCGCCTGCGCGACGAGGAAGGCAACATTTCCCCTGAACTGCGTGACGCCCGCGCCGAGCAGGAACGCCTGAACAACGCCCTCGAGGACACCGAGATCACCCTGGAAGGCGTCGAGAAGAACATCCGCCGCACCGAACTCGACCTGTCCAGCATCCGCGAGCAGGTCGGCCGCGCGCGCGAGGAGCAGGAGAAGAACGCCTTCGACGCCCGCGCGCAGTCGCAGTACGGCAGCCGCATCCAGATGCTCAGCGAACGCGCCGACGAACTCGAGGAGGACCTCGCCCCGCTGCGCGAGCAGCAGCAGGCCCTGACCGCCCGCGCGGCGGACCTGCGCGGCCAGCACCGCGCCCTGCGGCCCTCCCTGGGCACGCTGGAAGAGCAGGACGAGACCCGCGTGCAGGGCCTGCGCGACCAGGGCGAAGCGGACCGTCAGGAACGTGCCCAGCTCGCCGGTGACCTCGACGCGCGCACCATCCGCGAGTACGACATGATCCGCCGCGCCAAGAAGGGCCTGGGCGTCGTGGAGATCAAGGCCGGACGCTGCAGCGGCTGCAACGTGAACCTCCCCGTGAACGTCCAGCAGAAGGCCGCGCAGGGCAAACTGCCCCCCGTGAAGTGCCCCAGCTGCGGCCGTTTCCTGATCCGCCTCGACCTCGCGTAA
- the nth gene encoding endonuclease III, with protein sequence MTGQTGGKKKSAARLPPGARVRAPQVLTALEGLYPDARTELEFRTPFELLVATVLSAQATDVSVNAATPALFGAYPDAHAMSQAEAEDIEPFIRRIGLYRAKARNLAALARLLVERHGGEVPNEFDAVVALPGAGRKTANVVLSNAFGYPAIAVDTHVGRLARRLGLSTQTNPDRVEADLQRLFPRERWVFLHHALILHGRRVCAARKPECGACVMASFCPKVGVA encoded by the coding sequence GTGACTGGGCAGACAGGCGGGAAGAAGAAGAGTGCGGCGAGGCTGCCGCCGGGCGCGCGGGTGCGGGCCCCACAGGTCCTGACGGCGCTGGAGGGCCTGTACCCGGACGCGCGGACGGAACTGGAGTTCCGCACGCCGTTCGAACTGCTCGTGGCGACGGTCCTGAGCGCGCAGGCGACGGACGTGAGCGTGAACGCCGCGACGCCCGCGCTGTTCGGCGCGTACCCGGACGCGCACGCCATGAGTCAGGCTGAGGCCGAGGACATCGAGCCGTTCATCCGCCGGATCGGGCTGTACCGCGCCAAGGCCCGCAACCTCGCGGCGCTGGCCCGGCTGCTGGTCGAACGGCACGGGGGCGAGGTCCCGAACGAGTTCGACGCGGTGGTGGCGCTGCCCGGCGCGGGCCGCAAGACCGCGAACGTGGTCCTGTCGAACGCCTTCGGGTACCCGGCGATCGCGGTGGACACGCACGTCGGGCGGCTGGCGCGCCGCCTGGGCCTGAGCACCCAGACGAACCCTGACAGGGTCGAGGCGGACCTCCAGCGCCTGTTCCCGCGGGAACGGTGGGTGTTCCTGCACCACGCGCTGATCCTGCACGGCCGCCGGGTCTGCGCGGCCCGGAAGCCCGAGTGCGGCGCGTGCGTCATGGCGAGCTTCTGCCCGAAAGTGGGCGTGGCGTGA
- a CDS encoding ATP-binding cassette domain-containing protein yields MTTSPLPQPPVPVKERTFALSKELFRYKPGLFAFNLFMWSMVHASPALLTLAVSGVFRALEQADGLKTGGQPINPAIAAAWVSVAWFAFVRLSRFGIFYGAFRAWIELWYTLDALVRRNLLSYLLTARRSRRLPDTPAEAVSRFRDDVDDVAGYTEVWVDGAGFVLYSVVAITLMARVDPLITALVCTPLLLMVVFVQRLSPTIRAYRRRMREATARVTDFIGETFGAVSAVKLAAREDGMVAHLRALGETRRHAALRDVLLTELIRGVNTNMVNLAVGLVLLLGANKVRGGTLDVADFVLFIGLLPRLTGSMGFFGDAIARHRRTGVSYDRMTRLLQDAPDTTIVEHHDVYLNREAPAAPPAPTAIPLRELRVDGLTALHPSGLGVHEASFSVARGEFVVVTGRIGSGKSTLLRAVLGLIPTQSGTVAWNGETQDDPASFLVPPRSAYTAQLPNLFSDTLRENITSGADEAYLNRAVQLAVLEPDLHALSGGLDTPVGARGVKLSGGQIQRAAVARMLARPADLLVFDDVSSALDARTEAQLWQGLAQTDATCLVVSHRRAALLRADRILLMQGGRITDEGTLPDLLERSGEMRALWAEQDG; encoded by the coding sequence ATGACCACCTCTCCCCTCCCCCAGCCGCCCGTGCCCGTGAAGGAGCGGACGTTCGCGCTGTCGAAGGAACTGTTCCGGTACAAGCCGGGATTGTTCGCGTTCAACCTGTTCATGTGGAGCATGGTGCACGCCAGCCCGGCGCTGCTGACCCTGGCGGTCAGTGGCGTGTTCCGCGCTCTGGAGCAGGCGGACGGCCTGAAGACCGGCGGGCAGCCCATCAATCCGGCGATCGCCGCGGCGTGGGTGTCGGTCGCGTGGTTCGCGTTCGTGCGCCTGAGCCGCTTCGGGATCTTCTACGGCGCGTTCCGCGCGTGGATCGAGCTGTGGTACACCCTGGACGCCCTGGTGCGCCGCAACCTCCTGAGCTACCTGCTCACCGCCCGCCGCTCCCGCCGCCTGCCCGACACCCCCGCCGAGGCGGTCAGCCGCTTCCGGGACGACGTGGACGACGTCGCCGGGTACACGGAAGTATGGGTGGACGGCGCGGGCTTCGTGCTGTACTCCGTCGTGGCGATCACGCTGATGGCCCGCGTGGACCCGCTGATCACGGCGCTGGTGTGCACGCCGCTGCTGCTGATGGTGGTGTTCGTGCAGCGCCTGTCGCCCACCATCCGCGCGTACCGCCGCCGCATGCGCGAGGCGACCGCCCGCGTCACGGACTTCATCGGCGAGACCTTCGGGGCGGTCAGCGCCGTGAAGCTCGCCGCGCGTGAGGACGGCATGGTCGCGCACCTGCGCGCCTTAGGCGAGACGCGCCGCCACGCCGCCCTGCGGGACGTGCTGCTGACCGAACTGATCCGCGGCGTGAACACGAACATGGTGAACCTCGCCGTGGGCCTCGTGCTGCTGCTCGGCGCGAACAAGGTACGCGGCGGCACGCTGGACGTCGCCGACTTCGTGCTGTTCATCGGCCTGCTGCCCCGCCTGACCGGCAGTATGGGCTTCTTCGGGGACGCCATCGCCCGCCACCGCCGCACCGGCGTCAGCTACGACCGCATGACCCGCCTGCTGCAGGACGCGCCGGACACCACCATCGTCGAGCACCACGACGTGTACCTGAACCGCGAGGCGCCCGCCGCGCCCCCCGCCCCCACCGCCATCCCCCTGCGCGAGCTGCGCGTGGACGGCCTGACCGCCCTGCACCCCAGCGGCCTGGGCGTGCACGAGGCGAGCTTCAGCGTGGCACGCGGCGAGTTCGTGGTGGTCACCGGGCGCATCGGCAGCGGCAAGAGCACCCTGCTGCGCGCCGTGCTGGGCCTCATCCCCACCCAGTCCGGCACCGTCGCCTGGAACGGCGAGACCCAGGACGACCCCGCCTCGTTCCTCGTCCCGCCCCGCAGCGCGTACACGGCGCAACTCCCGAACCTCTTCAGCGACACCCTGCGCGAGAACATCACCAGCGGCGCCGACGAAGCCTACCTGAACCGCGCCGTGCAGCTCGCCGTGCTCGAACCCGACCTGCACGCCCTCAGCGGCGGCCTCGACACCCCCGTCGGCGCGCGCGGCGTGAAACTCAGCGGCGGGCAGATCCAGCGCGCCGCCGTCGCCCGCATGCTCGCCCGCCCCGCCGACCTCCTCGTGTTCGACGACGTCAGCAGTGCGCTGGACGCCCGCACCGAGGCGCAACTCTGGCAGGGCCTCGCCCAGACCGACGCCACCTGCCTCGTCGTCAGCCACCGCCGCGCCGCCCTCCTGCGCGCCGACCGCATCCTCCTGATGCAGGGCGGCCGCATCACCGACGAAGGCACCCTGCCCGACCTGCTCGAACGCAGTGGCGAGATGCGCGCCCTCTGGGCCGAACAGGACGGGTAA
- a CDS encoding ABC transporter ATP-binding protein, with product MSSSAVPSPAVPPDAPPRSALGVLGTYLGPLRWQVAALAALLLTGTGLNLLLPQLLQQFVDNAKRGAGADVAGLVRLAGLYILLAVGVQLMTAGATYVGARVGWTATNRLRADLMAHLLSLDMREHKERTPGEMIERIDGDVTALSNFFSQFAVRVFGAALLLTGALVMFFREDWRIGLGVTVFTAVTLTAMNRVRKLGVEPTRLEREASARLFGFVEERLAGLEDVRSLGAGGHHLRRFLDVQRNFFTRSINSWRRRSVVWQLSMALFAVGYVGVLGAAVGLYASGAITLGTAFLLYQYMTLVEEPIDQLTQQLQDLQKAGASLGRVSELLALRSAVRGGETPLPAGPLPLAFRDVTFSYAPEDPQARGVLRRVSFELPAGQTVGLLGRTGSGKTTLTRLISRLYDATQGVILLGGVNVQATPLHELRSRVAVVTQDVQLFQASVRDNLSFFDPQVTDAQVEAALHEVGLSAWLARLPDGVRTPLPTGSLSAGEAQLLAFARVMLRDPSLIILDEPSSRLDPATEALLTAAMTRLLSGRTAIIIAHRLDTVARADRILVLGDGEVLEDGRRDDLARDPRSHYAALLRAGQLNEHDGVLA from the coding sequence ATGTCGTCTTCTGCCGTTCCGTCTCCTGCCGTGCCACCTGACGCTCCGCCGCGGAGCGCGCTGGGGGTGCTGGGCACGTACCTGGGGCCGCTGCGGTGGCAGGTGGCGGCGCTGGCCGCGCTGCTGCTGACCGGCACGGGCCTGAACCTGCTGCTGCCGCAGCTATTGCAGCAGTTCGTGGATAACGCGAAGCGGGGCGCGGGCGCGGATGTGGCGGGGCTGGTGCGGCTGGCGGGCCTGTACATCCTGCTGGCGGTGGGCGTGCAGCTCATGACGGCCGGGGCGACGTACGTGGGCGCGCGGGTCGGCTGGACCGCCACGAACCGCCTGCGCGCCGACCTGATGGCGCACCTGCTGTCGCTGGACATGCGCGAGCACAAGGAGCGCACGCCGGGCGAGATGATCGAGCGGATCGACGGGGACGTGACGGCCCTGAGCAACTTCTTCTCGCAGTTCGCGGTGCGGGTGTTCGGCGCGGCGCTGCTGCTGACCGGCGCGCTGGTCATGTTCTTCCGCGAGGACTGGCGGATCGGGCTGGGCGTGACCGTGTTCACCGCCGTCACGCTGACCGCCATGAACCGCGTGCGGAAGCTGGGCGTGGAACCCACCCGCCTGGAGCGTGAGGCGAGCGCGCGGCTGTTCGGCTTCGTCGAGGAGCGCCTCGCGGGCCTGGAGGACGTTCGCAGCCTGGGCGCGGGTGGGCATCACCTGCGGCGCTTCCTGGACGTGCAGCGCAATTTCTTCACGCGGTCCATCAATTCGTGGCGGCGGCGCAGCGTCGTGTGGCAGCTGAGCATGGCGCTGTTCGCGGTCGGGTACGTGGGCGTGCTGGGCGCGGCGGTGGGCCTGTATGCCAGCGGCGCGATCACGCTGGGCACGGCATTCCTGCTGTACCAGTACATGACGCTGGTGGAGGAACCCATCGACCAGCTCACGCAGCAGCTTCAGGACCTGCAGAAGGCCGGGGCGAGCCTGGGGCGCGTGTCGGAACTGCTCGCGCTGCGCAGCGCCGTCCGCGGGGGCGAGACACCCCTCCCGGCGGGACCGCTGCCGCTCGCGTTCCGGGACGTGACGTTCAGCTACGCCCCCGAGGACCCACAGGCGCGCGGCGTGCTGCGCCGCGTGAGCTTCGAGCTGCCCGCCGGGCAGACCGTGGGCCTGCTGGGCCGCACGGGCAGCGGCAAGACCACCCTCACCCGCCTGATCTCGCGGCTGTACGACGCGACGCAGGGCGTGATCCTGCTGGGCGGCGTGAACGTGCAGGCCACGCCCCTGCACGAGCTGCGCTCCCGCGTGGCGGTCGTCACGCAGGACGTGCAGCTGTTCCAGGCGAGCGTGCGGGACAACCTCAGCTTCTTCGACCCGCAAGTCACCGACGCGCAGGTGGAGGCCGCGCTGCACGAGGTCGGCCTGAGCGCCTGGCTGGCCCGCCTGCCCGACGGCGTGCGCACGCCGCTGCCCACCGGGAGCCTGTCCGCCGGGGAGGCGCAACTCCTGGCGTTCGCGCGCGTCATGCTGCGCGACCCCAGCCTGATCATCCTGGATGAACCCAGCAGCCGCCTCGACCCCGCCACCGAGGCCCTGCTGACCGCCGCCATGACCCGCCTGCTGTCGGGCCGCACCGCGATCATCATCGCGCACCGCCTCGACACCGTCGCCCGCGCCGACCGAATCCTCGTGCTCGGCGACGGCGAGGTGCTCGAAGACGGCCGCCGCGACGACCTCGCCCGCGACCCCCGCAGTCACTACGCGGCCCTGCTGCGCGCCGGACAGCTGAACGAACACGACGGAGTGCTGGCATGA
- a CDS encoding MFS transporter, which translates to MGGSVPVLVAGWGLTQLALNAYQAALTAVIPDRVPPSQRATVSGLAGLSQVLGTILGVGLTGLLPIMLARYALLGALLLLAMLGFVLTSRDPQAPTTPPAPLSLAGFLSPLRHRDFALAWLTRGLVTLGYALGTTYLLYFLRDRVGLKDPAAGVFQANLAAGGALLLTVLLGGVLSDRLGRRKVFVIGSTVVIAAGLLTLALLPTWPGTLAAAALMGAGFGVSLAVDVALITEVLPSAHDSARDLGVINVALTLPQTFAPALCALFVTSLEGGSGE; encoded by the coding sequence GTGGGCGGCAGCGTGCCCGTGCTGGTCGCCGGGTGGGGCCTGACGCAGCTGGCCCTGAACGCCTATCAGGCCGCGCTGACCGCCGTCATCCCCGACCGCGTGCCACCCAGCCAGCGCGCCACCGTCAGCGGCCTCGCGGGCCTGTCCCAGGTGCTCGGCACGATCCTCGGCGTGGGCCTCACCGGCCTGCTGCCCATCATGCTCGCCAGGTACGCGCTGCTGGGCGCCCTGCTGCTCCTCGCCATGCTGGGCTTCGTCCTGACCAGCCGCGACCCGCAGGCCCCCACCACCCCACCCGCGCCGCTGTCCCTGGCGGGGTTCCTCAGCCCGCTGCGGCACCGGGACTTCGCGCTGGCGTGGCTCACGCGCGGCCTCGTGACGCTGGGGTACGCGCTGGGCACCACGTACCTGCTGTACTTCCTGCGCGACCGGGTCGGCCTGAAGGACCCCGCGGCCGGGGTGTTCCAGGCGAACCTCGCCGCCGGGGGCGCGCTGCTGCTGACCGTCCTGCTGGGCGGCGTCCTGAGTGACCGCCTAGGGCGGCGCAAGGTGTTCGTGATCGGCTCCACCGTCGTCATCGCCGCCGGACTCCTGACCCTGGCGCTGCTGCCCACCTGGCCCGGCACGCTCGCCGCCGCCGCCCTGATGGGTGCGGGCTTCGGCGTGTCCCTCGCCGTGGACGTCGCCCTCATCACCGAGGTCCTGCCCAGCGCGCACGACAGCGCCCGCGACCTCGGCGTGATCAACGTCGCCCTCACCCTCCCGCAGACCTTCGCACCCGCCCTGTGCGCCCTGTTCGTCACCAGCCTCGAAGGGGGAAGTGGGGAGTAG
- a CDS encoding GH1 family beta-glucosidase gives MTGFPDGFVWGVATSAYQIEGATQAGGRGVSVWDTFSHAPGRVRGGATGDVTCDHYHRWSADVALLRELGVGAYHFSVAWPRVQPGGRGRANAAGLAFYDRLVDELLGAGVQPWVTLHHWDLPQELEDAGGWLSRDTAYRFEEYAFLVGERLADRAAAFMTLNAPSVVMLRGYAHGTHAPGRTLGLGAFPAAHHQLLGHGLAARALREAGARQVGIANTYAPAWPATDRDADVQAAALMDALHNHLFTDPLLRAEYPAPVLDLLREHAPQLLEVVRPGDLDVIAAPLDVLGVNDAPPDRVRADPRRPFGVAPEPVPTGVAGPEALTQTLLDLKGRYGDACPPLVVTGRGCALPDTPDADGRVRDAARIRSLEAHIKATRLAVQKGAPVSGYLAWTLMDSFEWADGFDQRFGLVHVDFGTQVRTRKDSFSWYQAWLREQA, from the coding sequence ATGACAGGCTTTCCGGACGGGTTCGTGTGGGGTGTGGCGACATCGGCCTACCAGATCGAGGGCGCCACGCAGGCAGGCGGGCGCGGCGTGAGCGTGTGGGACACGTTCAGCCATGCGCCGGGACGGGTGCGGGGCGGCGCGACCGGCGACGTGACCTGCGACCACTACCACCGCTGGTCGGCGGACGTGGCGCTGCTGCGCGAACTGGGGGTGGGCGCGTACCACTTCAGCGTGGCGTGGCCGCGCGTGCAGCCCGGCGGGCGCGGCCGGGCGAACGCGGCGGGACTGGCGTTCTACGACCGGCTGGTGGACGAACTGCTGGGCGCGGGCGTGCAACCGTGGGTGACGCTGCACCACTGGGACCTGCCGCAGGAGCTGGAGGACGCAGGCGGGTGGCTCAGCCGCGACACGGCGTACCGCTTCGAGGAGTACGCGTTCCTGGTCGGGGAGCGGCTCGCGGACCGCGCGGCGGCGTTTATGACCCTGAATGCGCCGTCCGTGGTGATGCTGCGCGGCTACGCGCACGGCACGCACGCGCCGGGGCGGACGCTGGGCCTGGGGGCGTTCCCGGCCGCGCACCACCAGCTGCTGGGGCACGGGCTGGCGGCGCGGGCGCTGCGGGAGGCGGGCGCTCGGCAGGTGGGCATCGCGAACACGTACGCCCCGGCGTGGCCTGCCACGGACCGTGACGCGGACGTGCAGGCGGCGGCCCTGATGGACGCGCTGCACAATCACCTGTTCACCGATCCCCTGCTGCGCGCCGAGTACCCCGCGCCGGTGCTGGACCTGCTGCGCGAGCACGCCCCGCAGCTGCTGGAGGTCGTGCGCCCCGGCGACCTGGACGTGATCGCCGCGCCGCTGGATGTCCTGGGCGTGAACGACGCCCCGCCGGACCGGGTGCGGGCCGATCCGCGCCGTCCCTTCGGCGTGGCGCCGGAACCCGTGCCGACGGGGGTGGCCGGACCTGAGGCCCTCACGCAGACGCTGCTGGACCTGAAAGGCCGCTACGGGGACGCCTGCCCGCCGCTGGTCGTCACGGGCCGCGGGTGCGCCCTGCCGGACACGCCGGACGCGGACGGGCGGGTGCGGGACGCGGCGCGCATCCGCTCCCTGGAGGCGCACATCAAGGCCACCCGACTGGCAGTCCAGAAAGGTGCTCCAGTGAGCGGCTATCTTGCCTGGACTCTCATGGACAGTTTCGAGTGGGCGGACGGCTTCGACCAGCGTTTCGGGCTGGTGCACGTGGATTTCGGGACGCAGGTGCGGACCCGCAAGGACAGCTTTTCCTGGTATCAGGCGTGGCTGCGGGAGCAGGCGTGA
- a CDS encoding asparaginase → MPSDATPPARAPRLALIHTGGTIASRPSPDGRGLTPQTPPALPGLEQVQVTEAQPFSLPSPHMTPAHMGQLAALIRELAPTHDGVVVTHGTDTLEETAFALHLMLDVKVPVVLTGSMRHAEEISWDGPANLLDAAHVALHPHSPGRGPLVVIGGDIFDARTVTKIHTTAVDAFGGYPGPIGRIDREGHTPRLHYFAMPEPRATYHPAHLHARVEILYAYAGWTGEGYAEAANRADGLVIAALGTGNLPAELLPLIQGTEKPVVIATRTHAGPVLPVYGYAGGGATLVEAGAIPASFLNAHKARLLLLILLGQGLTREQIQTVFDRDEF, encoded by the coding sequence ATGCCCAGCGACGCCACCCCGCCCGCCCGCGCGCCCCGACTGGCACTGATCCACACGGGCGGCACGATCGCCAGCCGCCCCAGCCCCGACGGGCGCGGTCTGACCCCCCAGACGCCCCCCGCGCTGCCCGGCCTGGAACAGGTGCAGGTCACCGAAGCGCAGCCGTTCAGCCTGCCCAGCCCGCACATGACCCCGGCGCACATGGGACAGCTGGCGGCCCTGATCCGCGAACTGGCCCCCACGCACGACGGCGTGGTCGTCACGCACGGCACCGACACCCTGGAAGAAACCGCGTTCGCGCTGCACCTGATGCTGGACGTGAAGGTCCCGGTCGTCCTGACCGGCAGCATGCGTCACGCCGAGGAGATCAGCTGGGACGGCCCCGCCAACCTGCTGGACGCCGCGCACGTCGCCCTGCACCCCCACAGCCCCGGGCGGGGGCCGCTGGTCGTGATCGGCGGGGACATCTTCGACGCGCGCACCGTCACGAAGATCCACACGACCGCCGTGGACGCCTTCGGCGGGTACCCCGGCCCCATCGGCCGCATCGACCGCGAAGGCCACACGCCGCGCCTGCACTACTTCGCCATGCCCGAACCGCGCGCCACGTACCACCCCGCGCACCTGCACGCCCGCGTGGAGATCCTCTACGCCTACGCCGGGTGGACCGGCGAGGGCTACGCCGAGGCCGCTAATCGGGCCGACGGACTGGTCATCGCCGCGCTCGGCACCGGGAACCTCCCCGCCGAACTCCTCCCCCTCATCCAGGGCACGGAGAAACCCGTCGTGATCGCCACCCGCACCCACGCGGGGCCCGTCCTGCCCGTGTACGGCTACGCGGGCGGCGGCGCCACCCTGGTCGAGGCGGGCGCGATTCCCGCCAGTTTCCTGAACGCCCACAAGGCCCGGCTGCTGCTGCTGATCCTGCTCGGCCAGGGCCTCACGCGCGAGCAGATCCAGACCGTGTTCGACCGGGACGAGTTCTAG